In Maridesulfovibrio frigidus DSM 17176, a genomic segment contains:
- a CDS encoding OmpA family protein, producing MKKYLIILVLLLSACTKFEPQLATQSIFYEDAKVQLSQLMVYSRPEKPHYGPLSALFYPYHVTQNMSDGKDWGKLVGKSVWQNWTSLQVFPSMVFDERLVYHGLEDALFTARSRGYDLVVVGFVPYLYLGHTIDDSAATIQVKIYETKHGQMVCSFEQSGRIAKRMDDDFIIIKREHRMPDSAFFQIIQEIATDMAVPLTSWARYENTNKGIIAGLSTAMKEADRPQMQAYTPAQQGSDSTSRNAPSGNDGAMGTPPSDQQRMQDMSQASKQSPTTVSPPQANSINLAVQFDVNSAKIKPESYKLLNELGKALTSDKLKNKSIIIAGHTDSDATAEYNLKLSKDRANGVKKYLVNKFPISATRIATTGFGESRPLVPNNTKYNKLLNRRVQVSITP from the coding sequence ATGAAAAAGTATCTCATCATACTGGTTTTGCTGTTATCAGCGTGCACCAAATTTGAACCTCAATTGGCAACGCAATCTATTTTCTATGAAGATGCGAAAGTCCAGCTATCCCAGCTTATGGTATACTCCAGGCCGGAAAAACCACATTATGGTCCACTTTCAGCACTTTTCTATCCCTACCATGTCACACAGAATATGAGTGATGGAAAAGATTGGGGAAAGTTGGTCGGTAAAAGTGTATGGCAAAACTGGACCAGTCTCCAAGTTTTCCCATCCATGGTTTTTGACGAAAGGCTTGTTTATCATGGACTTGAGGATGCACTATTTACCGCCCGCTCCAGAGGATATGACTTAGTCGTTGTCGGATTTGTGCCGTACCTATATCTAGGTCATACGATTGACGATTCAGCAGCAACCATTCAAGTTAAAATTTATGAAACTAAGCACGGACAAATGGTTTGTTCATTTGAACAGTCGGGACGTATAGCGAAGAGAATGGATGATGACTTTATCATTATTAAACGCGAACACCGCATGCCAGATTCAGCCTTTTTCCAAATTATTCAGGAAATAGCAACAGACATGGCTGTACCTTTAACATCATGGGCAAGGTACGAAAACACCAATAAAGGTATAATCGCAGGACTTTCTACAGCCATGAAAGAGGCCGACAGACCGCAAATGCAAGCATATACACCTGCGCAACAAGGTTCTGATTCGACATCACGAAACGCCCCTTCTGGCAATGATGGAGCGATGGGAACACCTCCATCCGATCAACAAAGAATGCAGGATATGTCGCAAGCGTCGAAGCAATCACCGACAACAGTATCCCCGCCACAAGCCAACTCTATTAATCTAGCAGTGCAATTTGATGTAAACTCGGCAAAAATCAAGCCTGAATCATACAAACTATTAAATGAATTAGGAAAAGCGCTAACCAGTGATAAGTTAAAAAACAAGAGTATTATAATCGCGGGTCATACGGATTCTGACGCAACAGCAGAATATAATTTGAAGCTGAGCAAAGACAGAGCAAATGGTGTGAAAAAATATCTCGTTAATAAGTTTCCGATATCAGCAACCAGAATTGCGACAACCGGATTTGGCGAATCTCGACCACTTGTTCCTAACAACACAAAATATAACAAACTTTTGAATCGACGAGTGCAAGTATCAATAACCCCGTAA
- a CDS encoding flagellin N-terminal helical domain-containing protein, whose protein sequence is MSLVINHNLMAMNATRNLSDSYNNLAVSTRRLSSGLRVGTAADDAAGLAVREIMRSDVKSLNQGIRNANDAISMIQTADGALGVIDEKLIRMKELATQAATGTYNSDQRLIIDSEYQAMASEITRIANATDFNGIHLLNGNLSGADSSHSGAGLTSTGPVKVHFGTGNDSAEDYYYVAINTATASALGVGMGASNSISTQALAQASLDKLNNAIISKDKIRANLGATQNRLENTITNLSIQAENVQAAESRISDVDVATEMTEFTKNQILTQSAVAMLSQANNMPRMAMQLIG, encoded by the coding sequence ATGTCTTTAGTGATTAATCACAACTTAATGGCAATGAATGCGACCCGTAATTTGTCGGACTCGTATAACAATCTTGCAGTATCAACTCGTCGCCTGTCTTCAGGTCTTCGTGTTGGAACCGCAGCTGACGATGCAGCAGGTCTCGCAGTACGCGAAATTATGCGCTCTGATGTCAAGTCACTCAATCAAGGTATTCGTAACGCCAACGATGCAATTTCCATGATCCAGACAGCTGACGGTGCGCTCGGCGTTATCGATGAAAAGCTCATCAGGATGAAGGAACTTGCAACACAGGCCGCAACCGGTACCTATAACTCTGACCAGCGCTTGATTATCGATTCTGAGTATCAAGCAATGGCATCAGAAATCACCCGTATTGCTAACGCAACTGACTTTAATGGAATTCATCTTCTTAATGGTAACTTATCAGGAGCAGACTCTTCTCACAGTGGTGCCGGCCTGACCTCTACTGGTCCGGTTAAGGTTCACTTCGGGACCGGTAACGACTCTGCAGAAGACTACTACTATGTTGCCATTAACACAGCGACTGCATCAGCTCTTGGCGTAGGAATGGGCGCAAGCAATTCTATCTCCACACAGGCTCTTGCCCAGGCTTCTCTGGATAAGCTGAACAACGCAATCATATCTAAGGATAAGATCCGCGCTAACCTTGGTGCTACTCAGAACAGACTTGAAAACACCATTACCAACCTGTCTATTCAGGCTGAAAATGTTCAGGCTGCGGAATCCCGCATCTCTGATGTTGATGTCGCAACTGAAATGACCGAGTTCACTAAGAACCAGATCCTAACCCAGTCTGCCGTAGCGATGTTGTCGCAGGCGAATAACATGCCTAGAATGGCAATGCAGCTCATCGGTTAA
- a CDS encoding glycosyltransferase gives MKHAFDIYSEQTLSFKLAGQKKSEDFLVDCDIELLAKKCLSFAKKANALALIIFGAGDGSLAEKIAILKPQELRLIVCDLYPEEIQNIQKRKKFLDTTDNTHLIADTSIWAHFLLLLQYGFTSATSHLVLNPCIQGDSKKNHQNLQKLFSGCKNVLLPESKDNGIKISAGAILSPDEPDLDSFISSFPAWLEELVLVWDCSDDKEIPLISCDTGLKIVNICHRLNNDFGAQRNIMLDSCKGDWIIYLDADERFPEKQWEQLKKIASYKDCDGWYFPRMTLYPDADHCRMGYGLWPDLQLRFFRKSAKTKFLNKIHERLAGLEGQTGLLAEAPIKHITHLLKNRTEIEAKLASFNKATAGRFNHKLGSELPRVETSLLETKKNIPLPPVILPKIIF, from the coding sequence ATGAAGCATGCTTTCGACATATACTCTGAACAGACGCTTTCATTTAAACTTGCGGGTCAAAAAAAATCTGAAGATTTTTTAGTAGATTGCGACATAGAACTTCTCGCAAAAAAGTGCTTAAGCTTCGCCAAGAAAGCAAATGCCTTAGCACTTATTATATTCGGAGCAGGAGATGGAAGCCTTGCAGAAAAGATTGCGATTTTAAAACCGCAGGAATTACGCTTAATAGTCTGCGACCTTTACCCAGAAGAAATTCAAAATATTCAGAAACGGAAAAAGTTTCTGGACACCACAGACAATACGCACTTAATTGCCGACACCTCTATATGGGCGCACTTTCTACTTCTTCTGCAATATGGATTCACATCTGCAACAAGCCACTTAGTATTAAATCCCTGCATTCAGGGAGACAGCAAAAAAAATCACCAGAATCTACAAAAACTGTTTTCAGGGTGTAAAAATGTTCTATTACCTGAGAGTAAAGATAACGGCATCAAAATTTCAGCCGGGGCTATTTTAAGTCCCGACGAACCGGACCTGGATTCATTCATTTCTTCATTTCCAGCGTGGCTGGAAGAGCTAGTACTAGTATGGGATTGCTCCGATGATAAAGAAATCCCCCTAATATCTTGCGATACAGGTCTAAAAATCGTAAACATCTGCCACAGATTAAATAACGATTTTGGAGCACAACGAAATATCATGTTAGACTCCTGCAAAGGAGACTGGATCATTTATCTGGACGCGGACGAACGCTTTCCAGAGAAGCAGTGGGAGCAGTTAAAAAAGATTGCATCCTATAAAGACTGTGACGGCTGGTATTTCCCAAGAATGACGCTTTATCCAGATGCAGATCATTGCCGTATGGGATACGGACTTTGGCCGGACCTTCAACTCAGATTCTTTCGAAAAAGTGCCAAAACAAAATTTTTAAACAAAATTCATGAACGGTTAGCAGGGCTGGAAGGGCAAACGGGGCTTCTTGCAGAAGCACCCATTAAACATATAACTCACCTGCTAAAAAACCGAACAGAGATAGAGGCGAAGTTAGCATCTTTCAATAAAGCCACTGCCGGCAGGTTTAACCACAAATTGGGATCTGAGCTTCCACGGGTTGAAACTTCACTACTGGAAACAAAAAAAAACATTCCATTGCCACCTGTAATTCTTCCAAAAATAATTTTTTAA
- the fliS gene encoding flagellar export chaperone FliS, with amino-acid sequence MQKAAQAYLSTQVHTTSKGELLIMLYDAAIKFMKQAKIKIDEKDFAAKGILISKAIEVISELTASLNKEKGGTLAENLSQLYIYCNTRLLQANLKMDNEKIDEVIKIIDGIASAYKEIIPTVEAQNAVPLQTHSSSSSGSTNPNMSFVNDPGYGLPTAQNMPTPNTMRLKKAANAYGSSR; translated from the coding sequence ATGCAAAAAGCAGCTCAAGCATATCTCTCTACTCAGGTGCATACAACTTCCAAGGGTGAACTCCTTATCATGCTCTATGATGCCGCCATCAAGTTCATGAAGCAGGCCAAAATCAAAATAGATGAGAAGGACTTTGCCGCAAAGGGAATCCTAATTTCTAAGGCGATTGAAGTTATTTCCGAGTTGACAGCAAGCCTCAACAAAGAAAAAGGTGGAACCCTTGCTGAAAACCTAAGCCAGCTTTACATTTACTGTAATACCAGATTGTTGCAGGCAAATCTAAAGATGGATAATGAAAAGATTGACGAAGTGATAAAGATAATAGACGGCATTGCATCAGCTTATAAGGAAATTATCCCTACAGTTGAAGCACAGAATGCGGTTCCACTCCAGACTCACTCATCAAGTTCAAGCGGATCAACAAACCCGAATATGAGTTTTGTAAACGATCCGGGATACGGGCTTCCAACAGCTCAAAACATGCCGACTCCTAACACAATGCGCCTGAAGAAAGCCGCAAATGCTTACGGCTCATCCCGTTAA
- a CDS encoding glycosyltransferase family 4 protein encodes MQSFVFNLNKDKFHAAVFSPQNGPRAKLLRQNGIETFIGLDLLPLLEKFKPEIVHIHRAGWAEPGSLRLLKLARIPVIVETNVFGHHDPSPDAKIISRHLFVSHFCADRFEKVNSIPATKPLYSVLYNPVDTDFFAKKCPASRVFPPNIFGRISRADSGKWSNLALDILPNLSAMVTNKIIEPFSYNIIGGIPEAEKYVKENSFDGYVNFLPPVLTDAELSEFFNSISFLAHANDTGESFGLVIAEAMAAGLPVITHPSEGLKDNAQLELVDHGETGLVANDAQEYAEAIRFIMTHPEEARIMGENGRLKAQKLYRAQTIAKKLESTYVELLNIKRNIY; translated from the coding sequence ATGCAATCATTTGTATTCAACCTTAATAAAGACAAATTTCACGCGGCAGTGTTTTCTCCACAAAACGGCCCCAGGGCAAAACTCCTAAGACAAAACGGCATTGAAACTTTCATAGGGCTGGACCTGCTGCCACTCTTGGAAAAATTCAAACCAGAGATTGTGCACATCCATCGCGCAGGGTGGGCTGAGCCTGGTTCTTTACGCCTTCTAAAACTTGCAAGAATCCCTGTCATTGTCGAAACCAATGTATTCGGTCATCACGACCCGAGTCCTGATGCTAAAATAATTAGCCGCCATTTATTTGTTTCACACTTTTGCGCTGATAGATTTGAAAAAGTGAATTCTATTCCAGCAACTAAGCCACTTTATTCAGTTCTCTACAATCCGGTGGATACAGATTTTTTCGCAAAAAAATGCCCTGCTAGCCGGGTATTTCCACCGAATATTTTCGGACGCATTTCACGAGCAGACTCAGGCAAATGGTCTAATTTGGCCCTTGATATATTGCCAAACTTAAGTGCCATGGTCACAAATAAAATTATCGAACCGTTCAGCTACAATATTATTGGCGGAATACCTGAGGCTGAAAAGTACGTTAAAGAGAATAGCTTCGACGGGTACGTAAATTTTCTTCCCCCCGTTTTAACTGACGCAGAGCTCTCTGAATTCTTTAATTCAATTTCTTTTCTTGCCCATGCAAATGATACAGGCGAATCTTTCGGTCTTGTTATCGCGGAGGCAATGGCAGCAGGACTTCCCGTTATAACCCACCCATCTGAAGGATTAAAAGATAACGCACAGCTCGAACTAGTTGATCACGGAGAAACAGGATTGGTTGCAAACGATGCTCAGGAATATGCCGAAGCCATTCGTTTTATAATGACCCACCCAGAAGAAGCCCGCATAATGGGTGAAAATGGAAGACTTAAAGCACAGAAATTATACAGAGCACAAACAATAGCGAAGAAGCTTGAGTCCACATACGTAGAGTTATTAAACATTAAAAGAAACATTTATTAA
- the tsaB gene encoding tRNA (adenosine(37)-N6)-threonylcarbamoyltransferase complex dimerization subunit type 1 TsaB — protein MNSHSNTKTALLLALNGTEEALQIILAKREEDEDSFSLLDAQILQVPGKSAFFMIPAIKSALDLFDYSAKEISHIACISGPGSFTGLRLTFSAAAGIISGNNALVAGLEYLPLLAAGPAKFTNQPLWVVTHSRKMQVYIQGFKPLSGEEIFPEPLTPVLPVPAKEALDIIRSYKQENAIVFGSGLTKNKSFFDEFLSANPHLSTLPQRFNSPAIPDILELANKAEFGNEMPFPLYLRGSDAEDNLEAITKKQGIPLEVARKMLKDISPV, from the coding sequence ATGAATTCACATTCAAATACTAAAACAGCGCTTCTTCTAGCCCTTAATGGGACAGAAGAAGCGCTGCAAATTATTCTTGCGAAACGTGAAGAGGATGAAGATTCATTCTCATTGCTGGACGCGCAGATTTTGCAGGTACCCGGAAAATCCGCATTTTTTATGATTCCGGCCATTAAATCAGCTCTGGACTTGTTTGACTATTCCGCGAAAGAGATCTCGCACATTGCGTGCATCTCTGGCCCCGGAAGTTTCACAGGACTGCGACTGACGTTTTCGGCTGCGGCTGGAATTATCTCTGGTAATAATGCACTTGTTGCAGGATTGGAATATCTTCCTCTACTTGCTGCCGGACCAGCAAAGTTTACAAACCAGCCGCTCTGGGTGGTAACTCACTCACGTAAAATGCAGGTTTATATTCAGGGATTTAAGCCACTTTCCGGCGAAGAAATATTCCCTGAGCCATTAACTCCAGTACTTCCTGTTCCTGCTAAAGAGGCTCTCGATATAATCAGATCTTACAAGCAGGAAAATGCTATTGTTTTCGGTAGCGGACTAACCAAAAACAAATCATTTTTTGATGAGTTTTTGTCTGCCAATCCACACCTCTCTACTCTTCCTCAAAGATTTAACAGCCCTGCAATTCCGGACATTCTTGAGCTCGCTAATAAGGCCGAATTTGGAAATGAAATGCCATTCCCACTTTACCTTAGAGGATCCGACGCAGAGGACAATCTTGAAGCTATAACTAAGAAACAGGGCATCCCACTCGAAGTTGCCAGAAAAATGCTGAAAGACATATCCCCTGTTTAG
- the ahbC gene encoding 12,18-didecarboxysiroheme deacetylase has product MIGISKLYCGGVEPSDVLRYGRDSAKLPSHLLQFSKDKKPVVVWNMTKRCNLKCVHCYAQAVDPSGTDEISTEQGKAIIDDLAQFGSPVMLFSGGEPLVRKDLIELAHYAVSKGMRAVISTNGTLITKEKAKELKEVGLSYVGISLDGGEETHDKFRGVPGSFKKALEGIKNCQEQGLKVGVRFTLNKRNWTEVPTIFQLLKEMDIPRACFYHLVYSGRGSELIKEDLSHEETRQVVDLIMDETRALADAGTPKEILTVDNHADGPYVYLRMLKEDPERAKEVLELLQFNQGNSSGHGIGCISWDGQVHADQFWRNHTFGNVLERPFSEIWTDPKIEMLHKLKDKKPHVGGRCAECRYLDICAGNFRARAESYYDDMWAQDPACYLTDEEIKKD; this is encoded by the coding sequence ATGATTGGTATTTCAAAACTTTACTGTGGCGGTGTTGAACCTTCTGACGTTCTCCGTTACGGACGCGATTCAGCAAAGCTTCCTTCTCACCTTCTTCAGTTTTCTAAAGATAAAAAACCTGTTGTAGTCTGGAATATGACTAAACGGTGCAACCTTAAGTGTGTTCACTGTTATGCTCAGGCTGTTGACCCTTCCGGTACGGATGAAATTTCAACAGAACAGGGTAAGGCCATCATTGATGATCTTGCACAGTTCGGCTCTCCAGTTATGCTTTTTTCAGGCGGAGAGCCTTTAGTCCGCAAGGATTTGATTGAGCTAGCTCATTACGCAGTCAGCAAAGGTATGAGAGCTGTTATTTCCACAAACGGAACTCTCATCACCAAAGAAAAAGCTAAAGAACTTAAAGAAGTCGGCCTTTCCTACGTCGGGATATCCCTTGACGGCGGCGAAGAAACTCACGACAAATTCCGTGGAGTTCCCGGCTCATTCAAAAAAGCTCTTGAAGGCATTAAAAACTGTCAGGAGCAAGGCCTTAAAGTTGGCGTTCGCTTCACACTGAACAAACGCAACTGGACAGAAGTTCCAACAATCTTCCAGCTTCTTAAAGAAATGGACATTCCAAGGGCATGTTTCTACCATCTGGTATATTCAGGCCGTGGTTCTGAACTGATCAAAGAAGATCTCAGCCACGAAGAAACCCGTCAGGTTGTTGATCTCATCATGGATGAGACCAGAGCTCTTGCTGACGCGGGCACTCCTAAAGAGATTTTGACTGTTGATAACCACGCTGACGGACCATACGTTTATTTGCGTATGCTCAAAGAAGATCCAGAAAGAGCGAAAGAAGTTCTCGAACTTCTCCAGTTCAACCAAGGCAACAGCTCCGGTCACGGAATCGGCTGTATCTCTTGGGACGGACAGGTTCATGCGGATCAGTTCTGGCGCAACCATACTTTCGGAAACGTTCTTGAACGTCCTTTCTCCGAAATCTGGACCGATCCAAAAATTGAAATGCTTCACAAGCTTAAAGATAAAAAGCCTCACGTTGGCGGTAGATGTGCAGAATGTCGTTACCTTGACATCTGTGCAGGTAACTTCCGCGCAAGGGCTGAATCTTACTACGATGACATGTGGGCACAGGATCCAGCATGTTACCTCACCGATGAGGAAATCAAAAAAGACTAG
- the rseP gene encoding RIP metalloprotease RseP, which translates to MTWIYNALIVIGVFGGLIFFHELGHFIVARLLGIGVKTFSLGFGTRLAGFTRGNTSYRLSLIPLGGYVSLAGEERDMEHDSGFSAKQLFMNRPPWHRMLVVAAGPIFNFILAWVIFWGIILTHGQMGMSPEVGQLQPDGPALVAGIEAGDSVLSINGKKIVFWSDLAETIQHSTTDSLDFVVLRDGVEKSIIVKPQVQELKNLFGEDIRVPVVGIIAAGNTKTVELNGVSGAKAAALQTWTVTKLICTSIVKMVERVVPMDSIGGPIMIVQAINQQAERGILELLQFTAFISINLGLLNLLPIPVLDGGHLLFYGLETVLRRPLNERLQNAATRVGLLLLFSLMAFAIFNDLVRTFK; encoded by the coding sequence ATGACATGGATTTATAATGCTCTCATAGTTATCGGCGTGTTCGGTGGTTTAATTTTCTTCCACGAACTAGGCCACTTTATTGTTGCCCGCCTGCTCGGAATCGGTGTTAAAACCTTTTCTCTGGGATTCGGTACTCGACTTGCCGGATTTACACGAGGGAACACCAGCTATAGGTTATCCCTTATCCCTCTTGGCGGCTACGTGAGCCTTGCAGGTGAAGAGCGCGACATGGAGCACGACTCTGGATTTAGCGCAAAGCAATTATTCATGAACCGCCCACCGTGGCACAGAATGCTTGTTGTTGCTGCTGGCCCGATTTTTAACTTTATCCTCGCATGGGTCATTTTCTGGGGAATAATTTTAACCCACGGACAGATGGGTATGAGCCCTGAGGTCGGACAACTGCAACCAGATGGTCCGGCTCTTGTAGCAGGAATTGAGGCCGGAGACAGCGTTCTTTCTATTAACGGGAAGAAAATTGTTTTCTGGAGTGATTTAGCTGAGACAATTCAGCATAGTACGACAGATTCTCTAGACTTCGTAGTCTTGCGAGACGGCGTAGAAAAAAGTATTATAGTAAAACCACAAGTTCAAGAACTGAAAAACCTTTTCGGTGAAGATATCCGCGTTCCGGTTGTAGGCATCATTGCCGCTGGCAATACAAAGACAGTGGAACTGAATGGAGTATCCGGTGCAAAAGCCGCTGCCCTACAGACATGGACTGTAACCAAACTGATATGCACATCCATTGTCAAAATGGTTGAAAGAGTCGTGCCCATGGATTCAATCGGTGGCCCGATCATGATTGTACAGGCTATCAATCAGCAAGCAGAAAGAGGAATACTCGAGCTTCTCCAGTTTACTGCTTTTATCAGCATTAACCTCGGACTGCTGAATTTACTGCCCATACCTGTTCTTGACGGCGGACACCTGCTTTTCTACGGACTGGAAACTGTTCTGCGCAGACCACTCAACGAAAGGCTCCAAAACGCAGCAACACGTGTGGGGCTGCTTTTGCTTTTCTCTCTGATGGCTTTTGCTATCTTTAACGACTTAGTGCGAACGTTTAAATAA
- the fliD gene encoding flagellar filament capping protein FliD: protein MADYTSGNINFAGLGSGTDFQSMIDGVVSLERTHINSLETWKSSWNTKVDRFQELDTALLSLQTTLKSMDTIDEFMSRSVSTTDSDTLTSTATSEALVTTHAVEINQLAQNDIHVTSNGAASVKDSIFPTAGSFTFSYQGESVTLSNIAAGTTMEGFVNMINAHADTRSKIRATTIDDGTSTHLQIYGLDLGDDNQVIISNTTGMTFSAADFAQTQNAQNSKMKVDGFPPGAADWIERDTNSVSDVIDGVTINMKQTTGAGETVNIGITTDTAGMQENVQKFVDQNNAVRNMIKSLTQIDDSSAESEGSILTGNYGVELLVGQRLKNIMSSQGIGFSWYEESAGGDFTGDKYSALSQLGIMTNADSGGANMGLLELDTDVLNAALADDPFAVAEIFAANNKGVSDSPNVQYLSHINDVTEAGTYNVQYEVSGGQIISASINGNTAEFDPATWEITGAGGNPEAGMAVRVENHNDGVYGNSNSDADDAVLVHIKMGKSAELVSAISEITNEDGPLAILERNYNDIMDNIDKKIEREENRIDLFEQNLTNKYARLDALLGKYQGIQAQLSSSIDQLE, encoded by the coding sequence ATGGCTGATTACACCTCAGGAAATATTAACTTCGCCGGCCTTGGTAGTGGCACGGACTTTCAGTCAATGATTGATGGTGTAGTCTCGCTTGAGCGTACTCACATCAATAGCCTTGAAACATGGAAGAGTTCATGGAACACTAAAGTTGACCGTTTTCAAGAGCTTGATACCGCCCTTCTTTCCTTACAGACTACCCTTAAGTCCATGGACACCATTGACGAGTTCATGAGCAGATCTGTGTCCACAACAGATTCAGACACCCTGACCTCTACAGCGACAAGTGAAGCTTTAGTTACAACTCACGCCGTTGAGATTAACCAATTGGCACAAAATGATATCCACGTAACAAGCAACGGCGCAGCTTCCGTTAAAGACTCAATTTTCCCTACTGCAGGATCATTTACTTTTTCATATCAAGGGGAATCGGTAACGCTCAGTAATATTGCAGCCGGAACCACCATGGAAGGGTTTGTCAATATGATAAACGCCCATGCTGACACCAGAAGTAAAATCAGGGCGACAACTATCGATGATGGTACATCCACTCATCTTCAAATTTATGGACTTGATCTTGGAGATGACAATCAGGTCATCATATCAAATACTACAGGTATGACCTTCAGCGCGGCAGATTTTGCTCAAACTCAAAATGCCCAAAACTCAAAAATGAAGGTAGACGGATTCCCCCCCGGGGCCGCAGACTGGATTGAACGCGACACCAACTCTGTAAGCGATGTAATTGATGGCGTAACCATCAACATGAAGCAAACTACTGGAGCTGGCGAGACCGTTAATATTGGTATCACTACAGACACAGCAGGAATGCAGGAAAATGTCCAAAAGTTCGTAGACCAGAATAATGCTGTCCGAAACATGATTAAAAGCCTTACGCAGATTGATGACAGCTCTGCAGAATCAGAAGGGTCTATCCTCACAGGTAACTATGGTGTAGAACTGCTTGTCGGGCAGCGTTTAAAGAACATCATGTCCAGTCAAGGAATTGGCTTTTCGTGGTACGAAGAGTCAGCTGGTGGTGATTTTACTGGCGACAAGTATTCCGCATTGTCCCAGCTTGGAATCATGACTAACGCAGATTCAGGCGGCGCAAACATGGGTCTTTTAGAACTTGATACAGACGTTCTAAATGCGGCACTTGCAGACGATCCATTTGCGGTCGCAGAAATTTTTGCTGCCAACAACAAAGGGGTAAGCGACTCCCCGAATGTTCAATACCTCTCACACATTAATGATGTGACCGAGGCAGGCACTTACAATGTTCAATACGAAGTATCGGGCGGACAGATTATTTCTGCCTCCATCAACGGAAATACGGCCGAGTTCGACCCAGCCACGTGGGAAATAACAGGTGCCGGCGGTAATCCTGAAGCTGGTATGGCCGTCAGGGTTGAAAATCATAATGATGGGGTTTACGGAAACTCTAACAGTGATGCCGATGATGCTGTTTTAGTTCACATCAAAATGGGTAAGTCTGCCGAATTAGTCAGCGCTATTAGCGAAATTACTAACGAAGATGGACCTCTCGCTATTTTGGAAAGAAACTACAATGACATTATGGATAACATTGATAAGAAAATCGAAAGAGAAGAAAATAGAATTGATCTATTCGAACAAAACCTGACGAACAAATACGCAAGGCTTGATGCTCTTCTGGGTAAGTATCAAGGTATTCAGGCACAGTTAAGCTCAAGTATTGATCAGTTGGAATAA
- a CDS encoding YIP1 family protein, with translation MKMICPECNFASEIPDDKIPAKAQLATCPKCQIKFRFRNLDPDENEEQQIETPQESQVQPVQSQENSTGDGFPTQQAPADTSLTNLQVTPEIERGNYSQAHEQTQDKDEKSDIWKSLGSMSPEENEINDDTEAGYEETSGSEIPFEVMEKYGFIPSFFLTIKKVIMSPNAFFTDMQLNGYLKPLLFVCLIMVLQGIFSYIWTLTGVIPDVGPQLGEILDPSMSGGTAALESNTAMLLLLIYPFAASAAIFPVAGITHIMLLTLGAGERGYQATFRATTYSYAPLIFCMVPVVGEMIGTMAAFVISIIAYKCIHNTSLLRVAIALIMPMILLFALVGLLIGFDQPTL, from the coding sequence ATGAAAATGATTTGCCCAGAATGTAATTTCGCAAGCGAAATTCCTGATGACAAGATTCCAGCAAAGGCCCAGCTTGCCACCTGCCCTAAATGTCAGATTAAATTTCGCTTTAGAAATTTAGATCCCGACGAGAACGAAGAGCAGCAAATAGAGACTCCGCAGGAGAGCCAGGTACAGCCTGTTCAATCTCAGGAAAACTCCACCGGTGATGGGTTCCCTACACAACAAGCTCCGGCTGATACCAGCCTGACAAATTTGCAGGTTACACCTGAAATAGAACGTGGCAATTATTCACAGGCGCATGAGCAAACTCAGGACAAAGACGAAAAATCCGACATATGGAAAAGCCTTGGATCCATGTCTCCTGAAGAAAATGAAATAAATGACGACACTGAAGCAGGATACGAAGAAACTTCCGGCAGCGAAATTCCATTTGAAGTCATGGAGAAATACGGATTTATTCCTTCATTTTTTCTGACAATCAAAAAAGTTATCATGTCCCCCAATGCTTTTTTCACCGACATGCAGCTTAATGGTTACCTTAAGCCTCTTCTTTTCGTATGCCTCATAATGGTACTCCAAGGAATTTTCAGCTATATCTGGACATTAACAGGAGTTATCCCAGATGTGGGACCTCAATTAGGGGAAATATTAGACCCCTCAATGTCAGGTGGAACCGCTGCTCTTGAGAGTAATACTGCAATGTTACTTTTACTGATTTACCCATTTGCAGCCTCTGCTGCGATATTCCCCGTAGCCGGAATTACTCACATAATGCTTTTAACTTTAGGAGCAGGCGAGCGTGGCTATCAGGCAACATTTAGAGCGACAACGTATTCATACGCTCCGCTAATATTTTGCATGGTCCCAGTTGTTGGAGAGATGATAGGAACAATGGCAGCCTTCGTCATTTCTATTATTGCTTACAAGTGCATTCACAACACTTCTCTCCTGCGAGTTGCCATAGCACTCATAATGCCAATGATATTGCTATTTGCTCTCGTTGGACTGTTAATAGGATTCGACCAACCGACACTTTAA